The stretch of DNA GGCTCGGGTATTCCTCGGCGAATGCCGGCAGTACGGGTGACAGCAACAGCATCAGCAAAACGCGTTTTACAAACTTCATGGCGACTTCCTATCGGCCTCGTGGCCCCAAGAAACAACTTGATTGGAATAAAGATCGGTCACTCATCCGCGATCGCCTTCTCGTTCGCCGCGGATGATTGCTCGATCATGCTGAGCGCGGCCACAGCCGCCGCCTTGATATGATCGACGCAGCATTGCTCGGCGAGATCAGGATCGCCGCTCTGGATTGCGCGCCAGATCGCGGTGACCTCGCGCAGGCTCTTGTTGATGCGCTTCGGCTGCGACATCGAGGTAATTCGCAGCAGCGTGATCCGGTCATGCAGCGGCCTGAGCATTCGTTCGATGAAGGCGTTCTGACAACCGCCGATCAGCGCGGCGTAGAATTCCGTCTTGGCCTCGAGCGCCGTCATCAGGTCGCCATCGGCGAATGCAGCTTTCAGTTTGGTGAGCGCGTCGCCGATCCGGCGAACGACGGCCGGATCGTGCAGGCGTGCGCATTCACGTCCGGCAAATCCTTCGAGAACGGCGCGAGCCGCGTAGAGCTGTTTTGCCTCCTCGAGACTAATGGTGCTGACGACGGGACCGCGATGGGGAACCGTGTTGACCAGGCCGTCGGCCTCCAGCAGCCGAAGCGCCTCGCGAATGGACGGGCGGCTCACGCCGGTCATCTCGCAAAGCTCACGTTCGATCAAGCGCTGGCCCGGCTTCAGCTTTCCGGACATGATCGCCTCGCGCAGCTTTTGAGCGACCATCGATCGGACGGTCGGAACGTCCTCGATCCGAAGCGTCGATTGCAATTCGCCGCGTTTGTCCATTATCTACCGCCTTGGTGCCGGCATTGGTTCAATAGCGATTTACGGGCAGAATCATCATCTCCGCAATCTGAACATGCGGCGGCTGGTCCAGCGCAAAGACGATCGACCGGGCAATATCGGCCGGATCGAGCGCCATCTTGAACTGGTCGAAATAGTCCTTTTCCTTCTCCCGGTCGCCGCGATAGCGGGTGAGGATGATGTTGGTCCTGGTCAGGCCGGGCTGCATCTCGGTCACCCGGATCGCCGTTTCCGCAAGCTCTCCCCGGAGCGTTTCGGTAAACATGTGCACGCCAGCCTTGCTGGCGCTGTAGGCGGCCATGTCGGGAACGATGCGTACGGCGTTGATCGAA from Bradyrhizobium sp. AZCC 1693 encodes:
- a CDS encoding GntR family transcriptional regulator, with protein sequence MDKRGELQSTLRIEDVPTVRSMVAQKLREAIMSGKLKPGQRLIERELCEMTGVSRPSIREALRLLEADGLVNTVPHRGPVVSTISLEEAKQLYAARAVLEGFAGRECARLHDPAVVRRIGDALTKLKAAFADGDLMTALEAKTEFYAALIGGCQNAFIERMLRPLHDRITLLRITSMSQPKRINKSLREVTAIWRAIQSGDPDLAEQCCVDHIKAAAVAALSMIEQSSAANEKAIADE